A single window of Falco rusticolus isolate bFalRus1 chromosome 6, bFalRus1.pri, whole genome shotgun sequence DNA harbors:
- the UBE2J1 gene encoding ubiquitin-conjugating enzyme E2 J1 isoform X1: MEARYNLKSPAVKRLMKEAAELKDPTDHYHAQPLEDNLFEWHFTVRGPPDSDFDGGIYHGRIVLPPEYPMKPPSIILLTANGRFEVGKKICLSISGHHPETWQPSWSIRTALLAIIGFMPTKGEGAIGSLDYTPEERRALAKKSQDFCCEMCGTSMKTALLPLTSGSVSSQADKEAKELARQISFKAEVNSSRKSDAGPSNTSGLNHSAASCEPQQDGTARVLQDPASAMNSSATASQEQTPPVSTNTSLSPRQRRAQQQSQRRAPSSTDFNRVQQPRVNMNHTGSTVLIVLLTFALAALIFRRICLANEYIFEF; the protein is encoded by the exons ATGGAGGCCCGGTACAACCTCAAGAGCCCGG ctgtCAAACGTTTGATGAAAGAGGCTGCAGAACTGAAGGATCCTACAGATCATTATCACGCACAGCCTTTGGAG GATAATCTTTTTGAATGGCATTTTACTGTTAGAGGCCCTCCAGATTCAGATTTCGATGGAGGGATTTATCACGGGCGAATAGTACTACCACCTGAATATCCCATGAAACCACCCAGCATTATTTTGCTGACG GCCAATGGCAGGTTTGAAGTGGGGAAGAAAATTTGTTTAAGCATCTCGGGCCATCATCCTGAAACATGGCAGCCTTCATGGAGTA TAAGAACAGCTTTACTAGCCATTATTGGATTTATGCCAACCAAAGGTGAAGGAGCAATAGGATCTCTAGATTATACACCTGAAGAAAGAAGAGCTCTTGCTAAAAA GTCACAAGACTTCTGTTGTGAAATGTGTGGCACATCTATGAAGACGGCTCTCTTACCACTGACATCCGGAAGCGTGTCAAGCCAGGCAGACAAGGAAGCTAAAGAACTTGCCAGACAAATTAGCTTCAAG GCAGAAGTAAATTCATCTAGGAAGTCTGATGCTGGACCGTCAAACACATCGGGACTGAACCACTCTGCCGCTTCATGTGAGCCCCAGCAGGATGGTACAGCTAGAGTGCTCCAGGACCCAGCAAGCGCAATG AATAGCAGTGCCACGGCCAGTCAAGAGCAGACTCCGCCGGTGTCCACTAACACATCTCTAAGTCCTCGGCAGCGCCGTGCCCAGCAGCAGAGTCAGAGACGGGCTCCGTCTTCAACTGACTTTAATCGGGTGCAGCAACCAAGAGTCAACATGAACCACACTGGATCAACTGTTCTGATCGTCCTTCTGACTTTTGCATTGGCAGCTCTTATATTTCGTAGAATATGTTTGGCTAACGAGTATATATTTGAGTTTTAA
- the UBE2J1 gene encoding ubiquitin-conjugating enzyme E2 J1 isoform X2 codes for MKEAAELKDPTDHYHAQPLEDNLFEWHFTVRGPPDSDFDGGIYHGRIVLPPEYPMKPPSIILLTANGRFEVGKKICLSISGHHPETWQPSWSIRTALLAIIGFMPTKGEGAIGSLDYTPEERRALAKKSQDFCCEMCGTSMKTALLPLTSGSVSSQADKEAKELARQISFKAEVNSSRKSDAGPSNTSGLNHSAASCEPQQDGTARVLQDPASAMNSSATASQEQTPPVSTNTSLSPRQRRAQQQSQRRAPSSTDFNRVQQPRVNMNHTGSTVLIVLLTFALAALIFRRICLANEYIFEF; via the exons ATGAAAGAGGCTGCAGAACTGAAGGATCCTACAGATCATTATCACGCACAGCCTTTGGAG GATAATCTTTTTGAATGGCATTTTACTGTTAGAGGCCCTCCAGATTCAGATTTCGATGGAGGGATTTATCACGGGCGAATAGTACTACCACCTGAATATCCCATGAAACCACCCAGCATTATTTTGCTGACG GCCAATGGCAGGTTTGAAGTGGGGAAGAAAATTTGTTTAAGCATCTCGGGCCATCATCCTGAAACATGGCAGCCTTCATGGAGTA TAAGAACAGCTTTACTAGCCATTATTGGATTTATGCCAACCAAAGGTGAAGGAGCAATAGGATCTCTAGATTATACACCTGAAGAAAGAAGAGCTCTTGCTAAAAA GTCACAAGACTTCTGTTGTGAAATGTGTGGCACATCTATGAAGACGGCTCTCTTACCACTGACATCCGGAAGCGTGTCAAGCCAGGCAGACAAGGAAGCTAAAGAACTTGCCAGACAAATTAGCTTCAAG GCAGAAGTAAATTCATCTAGGAAGTCTGATGCTGGACCGTCAAACACATCGGGACTGAACCACTCTGCCGCTTCATGTGAGCCCCAGCAGGATGGTACAGCTAGAGTGCTCCAGGACCCAGCAAGCGCAATG AATAGCAGTGCCACGGCCAGTCAAGAGCAGACTCCGCCGGTGTCCACTAACACATCTCTAAGTCCTCGGCAGCGCCGTGCCCAGCAGCAGAGTCAGAGACGGGCTCCGTCTTCAACTGACTTTAATCGGGTGCAGCAACCAAGAGTCAACATGAACCACACTGGATCAACTGTTCTGATCGTCCTTCTGACTTTTGCATTGGCAGCTCTTATATTTCGTAGAATATGTTTGGCTAACGAGTATATATTTGAGTTTTAA